A genomic segment from Candidatus Methylomirabilota bacterium encodes:
- a CDS encoding PASTA domain-containing protein: MRFLRLLRKGLAATLILTAVAVVSGAITIWLAADKDKVQLSRVIGMDSTAALELLRGQGLQPKVSGREYSEEVPQDAILFQRPASGSWVRKNSEIRLVVSQGSDAVALPSLAGLPLSEAKALLQAPGITLGRVAQVHSSEYPKGAVIAQDPEAGALVRRGSPVAVLLSLGQLDNMP, from the coding sequence ATGAGATTCCTCCGGCTGTTGCGCAAGGGGCTCGCGGCAACTCTGATCCTCACTGCTGTGGCTGTCGTGAGCGGCGCAATCACAATCTGGCTTGCGGCCGATAAGGACAAGGTACAGCTTTCGCGGGTCATCGGGATGGACTCTACGGCTGCTCTCGAACTGCTGCGCGGGCAGGGCCTTCAGCCAAAAGTGAGCGGTCGGGAGTACAGTGAAGAGGTTCCGCAAGATGCCATCTTGTTCCAACGACCTGCCAGTGGCTCGTGGGTTAGGAAAAACAGCGAGATCCGCCTGGTGGTCAGCCAAGGCAGCGACGCGGTCGCACTCCCCAGTCTGGCCGGACTACCCCTCTCGGAGGCTAAAGCGCTCCTGCAAGCACCCGGTATCACGCTTGGCCGGGTGGCACAGGTCCATTCGTCGGAATATCCCAAGGGAGCAGTAATTGCCCAGGATCCTGAGGCCGGCGCCCTTGTTCGAAGGGGAAGCCCGGTTGCGGTTCTACTCAGCCTGGGTCAGCTCGATAACATGCCGTAA
- the fmt gene encoding methionyl-tRNA formyltransferase, whose amino-acid sequence MRVSFMGTPMFALPSLKALIAAGHDICLVVTQPDRPAGRGRVTTPPPVKLAVQELELPLLQPEKVGEPAAVEALQAAQPDAIVVVAYGQLLPKRILDLPPHGCLNLHASLLPRYRGAAPIPWAIIRGDTLTGVTIMQMEARMDAGPILRQRAEPIQPHDTAVTLSERLAVLGAEQLCQVLNQVGRETVYPVPQDERMATYAPKLLPVDTHLEWPRDARTLDCLIRGLCPAPGAITSFGGRRVKVLEATVETAADSPPGTVCAVDRERGVLIAAGQGGLWLTHVQPEDRRAMAAVDFARGYRVRTGDVFGSS is encoded by the coding sequence ATGCGCGTAAGCTTCATGGGTACGCCAATGTTCGCGCTACCGTCGCTCAAGGCGCTCATTGCTGCCGGCCATGATATCTGCCTGGTTGTGACCCAACCGGATCGGCCGGCCGGACGCGGCCGCGTCACCACCCCGCCACCAGTGAAACTCGCGGTCCAGGAGCTCGAGTTACCATTGCTGCAGCCGGAAAAGGTGGGCGAGCCTGCGGCGGTTGAGGCGCTGCAGGCGGCTCAGCCGGATGCCATCGTCGTCGTCGCCTATGGCCAGCTCCTGCCGAAACGGATCCTCGACTTGCCGCCGCACGGCTGCCTGAATCTCCATGCCTCGCTCCTGCCCAGGTATCGCGGCGCAGCACCGATCCCATGGGCCATCATTCGCGGCGACACCCTGACAGGAGTCACCATCATGCAGATGGAGGCTCGAATGGATGCCGGACCCATCCTGCGGCAACGAGCCGAGCCGATTCAACCGCACGATACGGCTGTAACGCTCTCCGAACGACTGGCCGTTCTGGGGGCGGAGCAGTTATGCCAGGTCCTTAATCAGGTAGGACGTGAGACAGTCTACCCGGTCCCGCAGGACGAGCGTATGGCGACCTATGCGCCGAAGCTTCTCCCCGTCGATACGCATCTGGAGTGGCCTCGTGATGCGCGGACACTTGATTGCCTGATTCGGGGCTTGTGTCCGGCACCAGGAGCGATCACCAGCTTCGGCGGGCGGCGCGTCAAGGTGCTGGAAGCGACAGTGGAGACAGCAGCCGACTCTCCTCCCGGCACCGTGTGTGCGGTCGATCGCGAGAGGGGGGTATTGATCGCCGCCGGACAGGGGGGGCTGTGGCTTACACACGTACAGCCTGAGGATCGCCGCGCTATGGCGGCCGTCGACTTCGCGAGGGGATACCGTGTCCGCACTGGTGACGTCTTTGGATCGTCCTAG
- the rsmB gene encoding 16S rRNA (cytosine(967)-C(5))-methyltransferase RsmB — MSALVTSLDRPSAAPINARRLTLDVLTQVEEQQAYASLLLDARLQRARLSQQDRALATELTYGILRWQGRLDYLLAAVTDRPWERVDPILRRLLRLGAYQLLFLTRIPAYAAVNETVTLTQEVMRSQLKPGAKAFVNAILRRLLERQGTIRFPDPSDDPVGALATRWSHPSWLVARWLARLGPAETEALLKANNGIPTLSVVVNHLKRRPEEVQARLTEITRSVTPGRFVPGVFHLIDGAEALHDPAFANGWYFPMDEAATLPVLLLDPQPGEVVLDACAGGGGKTALILGQLMGSGRVIALDPSARANRRLREARARLGLDRVFPVQADARQATRLFTRQMDRVLVDAPCSGLGTLRRHPERKWQQQETGLAALARLQLELLHGMAPVLMPGGFLVYSTCSLEPEETDAVIGTFLRDFPEFTVDAPGGLPATIGELIDSNGALRTWPHRHGLDGFYAIRLRRGDR, encoded by the coding sequence GTGTCCGCACTGGTGACGTCTTTGGATCGTCCTAGCGCTGCGCCAATCAACGCGCGGCGTCTTACGCTCGATGTGTTAACCCAGGTCGAAGAGCAGCAGGCCTACGCCAGCCTACTACTGGACGCCAGACTCCAGAGGGCTCGCCTTTCGCAACAGGACCGGGCACTCGCCACTGAGCTGACGTATGGCATCCTCCGCTGGCAGGGTCGATTAGATTACCTGCTGGCCGCCGTGACCGACCGACCCTGGGAGCGGGTCGACCCGATACTGCGCCGCCTGCTGCGCCTCGGCGCGTATCAACTCCTCTTTCTCACACGCATCCCCGCCTATGCCGCCGTTAACGAGACCGTCACCCTGACTCAAGAGGTCATGCGCAGCCAACTCAAGCCTGGCGCTAAAGCCTTCGTTAATGCGATCTTGCGCCGATTGCTGGAGCGGCAGGGCACAATCCGCTTTCCCGATCCCTCCGACGATCCGGTTGGCGCCCTCGCGACACGCTGGTCGCACCCGTCCTGGCTGGTTGCACGCTGGCTCGCGCGTCTAGGACCGGCCGAGACCGAGGCTTTGCTCAAGGCCAACAACGGTATCCCTACGTTGTCCGTCGTGGTCAACCATCTGAAGCGTCGGCCCGAAGAGGTGCAGGCTCGCCTTACCGAGATCACGCGTTCAGTCACGCCGGGCCGATTCGTCCCGGGCGTCTTTCACCTGATCGACGGCGCCGAGGCGCTGCATGACCCGGCATTCGCGAATGGCTGGTACTTCCCGATGGACGAGGCGGCGACCTTGCCGGTCCTCCTGCTGGATCCCCAACCCGGCGAAGTGGTGTTGGATGCCTGCGCCGGCGGCGGCGGGAAGACGGCCCTGATTCTGGGACAGCTCATGGGAAGCGGGCGAGTGATCGCGCTCGACCCGAGCGCCCGCGCCAACCGACGCCTCCGGGAGGCCAGGGCGCGCCTGGGTCTTGATCGAGTCTTCCCGGTCCAAGCCGATGCCAGGCAGGCAACGCGATTATTCACGCGCCAGATGGACAGGGTTTTGGTAGACGCACCATGCAGCGGACTCGGCACTCTCAGACGCCATCCGGAGCGAAAGTGGCAGCAGCAAGAGACAGGGTTGGCAGCCCTGGCGCGCCTGCAACTAGAGCTGCTTCATGGTATGGCGCCGGTGCTCATGCCTGGAGGATTCCTGGTCTACAGCACCTGTTCGCTCGAACCGGAGGAGACCGACGCCGTGATTGGGACGTTCCTGCGTGATTTCCCGGAGTTTACTGTCGACGCCCCTGGTGGCCTTCCTGCAACGATCGGGGAGCTGATCGATTCCAACGGCGCCCTTCGCACCTGGCCGCACCGGCACGGTCTCGACGGCTTCTACGCCATCCGACTTCGCCGGGGAGACAGATGA
- a CDS encoding TolC family protein has product MRRRYLGGFVISLLIWCSTPLSADAQLHELPRMLSLADALQIAASRNPGLQTETTAKQIARGDATTAAMLPNPQLSLRSEGFHGGSFIDRQELFFEVSQEIQTAGKRSQQIAVAGANLRATEADVDNTARLLRFAVKQAYYQIVLAKTDLAVARELLADFDRTIRSKEEQFRLGEISGVELRRVQVERFRVFDDVVAGELNLKQAKATLLALFGVSDSTVEFDVTEELGKGEPIDSLTPLHAEALQTRPDLKAQRQRVIRSREQLGLEQARRFPNLFPFVGYKRDFSEDTVLFGIAAPLPLFNRNQGGIVRAKAEEEREAFQYKRLETQALLEVDQAFNRFESERRRLEGLETQYLPKARESREIAEAAHKLGAIDLTAFLDAQRAFREVQRLYNRSLYELSIARFQVEAAVGR; this is encoded by the coding sequence ATGAGACGCAGGTATCTTGGCGGCTTTGTGATCTCTCTCCTGATCTGGTGCAGTACACCTCTTTCCGCCGACGCCCAACTCCATGAGCTCCCGCGAATGCTTTCGCTGGCCGATGCGTTGCAAATCGCGGCGAGTCGCAACCCTGGTCTGCAGACAGAGACGACGGCCAAACAGATCGCGCGTGGCGACGCGACCACCGCCGCGATGCTACCGAACCCACAGCTTTCGCTCAGATCAGAAGGGTTTCATGGGGGATCGTTCATAGATCGACAGGAGCTCTTCTTTGAAGTCAGCCAGGAGATTCAGACAGCCGGCAAGCGTTCCCAGCAAATTGCCGTCGCAGGGGCGAATCTCCGCGCGACTGAGGCCGACGTCGACAATACGGCCCGTCTACTCCGATTCGCGGTCAAGCAGGCGTATTACCAGATCGTGCTGGCCAAGACTGATCTTGCTGTAGCCCGCGAGCTGCTGGCCGACTTTGATCGGACCATTCGCTCCAAGGAAGAGCAGTTCCGCCTCGGAGAGATCTCGGGGGTGGAGTTGAGGCGTGTGCAGGTTGAGCGCTTCAGAGTGTTTGACGACGTAGTCGCGGGCGAACTGAACCTCAAGCAGGCCAAGGCCACGCTCCTGGCGCTGTTTGGCGTCTCGGACTCGACAGTCGAATTCGATGTCACTGAAGAGCTTGGCAAGGGCGAACCGATCGACAGCCTGACACCGTTGCATGCCGAGGCTCTGCAGACCCGCCCGGACCTTAAAGCCCAGCGCCAACGAGTCATCCGATCTCGCGAACAGCTCGGGCTTGAGCAGGCGCGGCGCTTCCCGAATCTGTTTCCCTTCGTGGGCTATAAGCGGGACTTCAGCGAAGATACCGTCTTATTTGGCATCGCGGCTCCTCTGCCCCTCTTCAATCGAAACCAGGGGGGCATCGTTCGGGCCAAGGCAGAAGAGGAGCGAGAAGCATTCCAATACAAGCGACTGGAAACTCAGGCGCTCTTGGAGGTGGATCAGGCCTTTAACAGGTTTGAGAGTGAACGCCGGCGCCTCGAAGGATTGGAGACCCAATACCTGCCCAAGGCCCGCGAATCGCGGGAGATTGCCGAGGCCGCACACAAGCTGGGAGCCATCGATCTCACAGCGTTTCTGGACGCGCAGCGGGCCTTTCGAGAGGTCCAGCGGCTCTACAACCGCTCCCTGTACGAACTGAGCATTGCCAGGTTTCAAGTGGAAGCGGCCGTCGGCCGGTAG